A single Xiphias gladius isolate SHS-SW01 ecotype Sanya breed wild chromosome 18, ASM1685928v1, whole genome shotgun sequence DNA region contains:
- the wnt10b gene encoding protein Wnt-10b isoform X4, translating to MLRIMDRTAEGKMERVLCNDILSLKVAGDPVLTPNSVCLRLAGLSKRQMRMCVRSPDVTASALQGIQVAIHECQHQFRDQRWNCSSLEGLGKLPHHNTILNRGYRESAFSLALLAAGVAHSVASACSMGKLRGCGCEAKRRQDDDKIRLKLTQLQLQTLQKGGVGISMTRSLPLELNGRHGDLPANLRSTHPSDLLKPLPDELSSMQETWEWGGCSHDVRFGERFSRDWLDSRGSPRDIHARMRIHNNRVGRQTVTDNMKRKCKCHGTSGSCQFKTCWHVSPEFRLVGSLLKEKFLSAIFVNSQNKNNGVFNPRTGNSASGSTGGLNGGRRRSMSRELVYFEKSPDFCERDSSVDSLGTQGRICNKTSYSTDSCNSLCCGRGHNILKQTRSERCNCQFHWCCYVLCEECRLTEWVNVCK from the exons ggtGCTGTGTAATGACATCCTCAGCCTGAAGGTGGCAGGAGATCCAGTGCTAACCCCTAACTCGGTGTGCCTGAGGCTGGCAGGCCTCAGTAAGCGTCAGATGCGGATGTGTGTCCGGAGCCCCGATGTGACAGCCTCCGCACTACAAGGAATCCAGGTGGCCATCCACGAATGCCAGCACCAGTTCCGGGACCAGCGCTGGAACTGCTCCTCACTGGAGGGCCTTGGGAAGCTGCCCCATCACAACACCATCCTCAACAGGG GTTACCGTGAGAGTGCCTTTTCCCTTGCCTTATTGGCAGCAGGTGTGGCTCACTCTGTGGCCTCGGCCTGCAGCATGGGCAAGCTGCGGGGGTGTGGCTGTGAGGCCAAGCGTCGCCAGGACGATGACAAGATCAGGCTGAAACTCACACAACTGCAGCTGCAGACCCTGCAGAAAGGTGGGGTAGGCATCAGCATGACACGGTCATTACCCTTGGAGTTAAATGGTCGCCATGGTGACCTGCCCGCTAACCTGCGCTCCACCCACCCCTCTGACCTGCTCAAGCCTTTGCCAGATGAGTTGAGCTCCATGCAGGAGACCTGGGAGTGGGGGGGCTGCAGTCATGACGTCCGTTTTGGGGAACGTTTCTCCAGGGACTGGCTCGACTCCCGTGGGTCTCCAAGAGATATCCACGCTCGCATGAGGATACATAACAACCGGGTGGGACGACAG ACAGTAACTGACAACATGAAGAGGAAGTGCAAATGTCATGGGACATCAGGGAGCTGTCAGTTTAAGACCTGCTGGCATGTGTCTCCAGAGTTCCGGCTTGTGGGTTCTCTACTCAAGGAAAAGTTCCTATCAGCCATTTTTGTGAACTCCCAGAACAAGAACAATGGCGTTTTCAACCCTCGAACAGGAAACAGTGCCAGCGGGAGCACAGGGGGACTCAACGGAGGTCGGCGTCGCAGTATGTCAAGAGAGCTGGTGTACTTTGAAAAGTCCCCCGATTTCTGTGAGCGTGATTCCTCTGTAGACTCTCTAGGTACACAAGGACGCATCTGCAACAAAACCAGCTACAGCACAGACAGCTGCAACTCGTTGTGTTGCGGCCGTGGACACAACATCCTGAAACAGACACGCAGCGAGCGCTGCAATTGCCAATTTCACTGGTGTTGCTACGTGCTGTGCGAGGAGTGTCGTCTCACAGAGTGGGTCAATGTGTGCAAGTAG
- the wnt10b gene encoding protein Wnt-10b isoform X2 — translation MVAPSVPGLLVEMGYRVSEEYTRKTPEKLSMPRPCKHKVLCNDILSLKVAGDPVLTPNSVCLRLAGLSKRQMRMCVRSPDVTASALQGIQVAIHECQHQFRDQRWNCSSLEGLGKLPHHNTILNRGYRESAFSLALLAAGVAHSVASACSMGKLRGCGCEAKRRQDDDKIRLKLTQLQLQTLQKGGVGISMTRSLPLELNGRHGDLPANLRSTHPSDLLKPLPDELSSMQETWEWGGCSHDVRFGERFSRDWLDSRGSPRDIHARMRIHNNRVGRQTVTDNMKRKCKCHGTSGSCQFKTCWHVSPEFRLVGSLLKEKFLSAIFVNSQNKNNGVFNPRTGNSASGSTGGLNGGRRRSMSRELVYFEKSPDFCERDSSVDSLGTQGRICNKTSYSTDSCNSLCCGRGHNILKQTRSERCNCQFHWCCYVLCEECRLTEWVNVCK, via the exons ggtGCTGTGTAATGACATCCTCAGCCTGAAGGTGGCAGGAGATCCAGTGCTAACCCCTAACTCGGTGTGCCTGAGGCTGGCAGGCCTCAGTAAGCGTCAGATGCGGATGTGTGTCCGGAGCCCCGATGTGACAGCCTCCGCACTACAAGGAATCCAGGTGGCCATCCACGAATGCCAGCACCAGTTCCGGGACCAGCGCTGGAACTGCTCCTCACTGGAGGGCCTTGGGAAGCTGCCCCATCACAACACCATCCTCAACAGGG GTTACCGTGAGAGTGCCTTTTCCCTTGCCTTATTGGCAGCAGGTGTGGCTCACTCTGTGGCCTCGGCCTGCAGCATGGGCAAGCTGCGGGGGTGTGGCTGTGAGGCCAAGCGTCGCCAGGACGATGACAAGATCAGGCTGAAACTCACACAACTGCAGCTGCAGACCCTGCAGAAAGGTGGGGTAGGCATCAGCATGACACGGTCATTACCCTTGGAGTTAAATGGTCGCCATGGTGACCTGCCCGCTAACCTGCGCTCCACCCACCCCTCTGACCTGCTCAAGCCTTTGCCAGATGAGTTGAGCTCCATGCAGGAGACCTGGGAGTGGGGGGGCTGCAGTCATGACGTCCGTTTTGGGGAACGTTTCTCCAGGGACTGGCTCGACTCCCGTGGGTCTCCAAGAGATATCCACGCTCGCATGAGGATACATAACAACCGGGTGGGACGACAG ACAGTAACTGACAACATGAAGAGGAAGTGCAAATGTCATGGGACATCAGGGAGCTGTCAGTTTAAGACCTGCTGGCATGTGTCTCCAGAGTTCCGGCTTGTGGGTTCTCTACTCAAGGAAAAGTTCCTATCAGCCATTTTTGTGAACTCCCAGAACAAGAACAATGGCGTTTTCAACCCTCGAACAGGAAACAGTGCCAGCGGGAGCACAGGGGGACTCAACGGAGGTCGGCGTCGCAGTATGTCAAGAGAGCTGGTGTACTTTGAAAAGTCCCCCGATTTCTGTGAGCGTGATTCCTCTGTAGACTCTCTAGGTACACAAGGACGCATCTGCAACAAAACCAGCTACAGCACAGACAGCTGCAACTCGTTGTGTTGCGGCCGTGGACACAACATCCTGAAACAGACACGCAGCGAGCGCTGCAATTGCCAATTTCACTGGTGTTGCTACGTGCTGTGCGAGGAGTGTCGTCTCACAGAGTGGGTCAATGTGTGCAAGTAG
- the wnt10b gene encoding protein Wnt-10b isoform X3: MEMLGGHGHCDAGWLLLWNCHLLKRVLCNDILSLKVAGDPVLTPNSVCLRLAGLSKRQMRMCVRSPDVTASALQGIQVAIHECQHQFRDQRWNCSSLEGLGKLPHHNTILNRGYRESAFSLALLAAGVAHSVASACSMGKLRGCGCEAKRRQDDDKIRLKLTQLQLQTLQKGGVGISMTRSLPLELNGRHGDLPANLRSTHPSDLLKPLPDELSSMQETWEWGGCSHDVRFGERFSRDWLDSRGSPRDIHARMRIHNNRVGRQTVTDNMKRKCKCHGTSGSCQFKTCWHVSPEFRLVGSLLKEKFLSAIFVNSQNKNNGVFNPRTGNSASGSTGGLNGGRRRSMSRELVYFEKSPDFCERDSSVDSLGTQGRICNKTSYSTDSCNSLCCGRGHNILKQTRSERCNCQFHWCCYVLCEECRLTEWVNVCK; encoded by the exons ggtGCTGTGTAATGACATCCTCAGCCTGAAGGTGGCAGGAGATCCAGTGCTAACCCCTAACTCGGTGTGCCTGAGGCTGGCAGGCCTCAGTAAGCGTCAGATGCGGATGTGTGTCCGGAGCCCCGATGTGACAGCCTCCGCACTACAAGGAATCCAGGTGGCCATCCACGAATGCCAGCACCAGTTCCGGGACCAGCGCTGGAACTGCTCCTCACTGGAGGGCCTTGGGAAGCTGCCCCATCACAACACCATCCTCAACAGGG GTTACCGTGAGAGTGCCTTTTCCCTTGCCTTATTGGCAGCAGGTGTGGCTCACTCTGTGGCCTCGGCCTGCAGCATGGGCAAGCTGCGGGGGTGTGGCTGTGAGGCCAAGCGTCGCCAGGACGATGACAAGATCAGGCTGAAACTCACACAACTGCAGCTGCAGACCCTGCAGAAAGGTGGGGTAGGCATCAGCATGACACGGTCATTACCCTTGGAGTTAAATGGTCGCCATGGTGACCTGCCCGCTAACCTGCGCTCCACCCACCCCTCTGACCTGCTCAAGCCTTTGCCAGATGAGTTGAGCTCCATGCAGGAGACCTGGGAGTGGGGGGGCTGCAGTCATGACGTCCGTTTTGGGGAACGTTTCTCCAGGGACTGGCTCGACTCCCGTGGGTCTCCAAGAGATATCCACGCTCGCATGAGGATACATAACAACCGGGTGGGACGACAG ACAGTAACTGACAACATGAAGAGGAAGTGCAAATGTCATGGGACATCAGGGAGCTGTCAGTTTAAGACCTGCTGGCATGTGTCTCCAGAGTTCCGGCTTGTGGGTTCTCTACTCAAGGAAAAGTTCCTATCAGCCATTTTTGTGAACTCCCAGAACAAGAACAATGGCGTTTTCAACCCTCGAACAGGAAACAGTGCCAGCGGGAGCACAGGGGGACTCAACGGAGGTCGGCGTCGCAGTATGTCAAGAGAGCTGGTGTACTTTGAAAAGTCCCCCGATTTCTGTGAGCGTGATTCCTCTGTAGACTCTCTAGGTACACAAGGACGCATCTGCAACAAAACCAGCTACAGCACAGACAGCTGCAACTCGTTGTGTTGCGGCCGTGGACACAACATCCTGAAACAGACACGCAGCGAGCGCTGCAATTGCCAATTTCACTGGTGTTGCTACGTGCTGTGCGAGGAGTGTCGTCTCACAGAGTGGGTCAATGTGTGCAAGTAG
- the arf3a gene encoding ADP-ribosylation factor 3a, whose translation MGNIFGNLLKSLIGKKEMRILMVGLDAAGKTTILYKLKLGEIVTTIPTIGFNVETVEYKNISFTVWDVGGQDKIRPLWRHYFQNTQGLIFVVDSNDRERVNEAREELMRMLAEDELRDAVLLVFANKQDLPNAMNAAEITDKLGLHSLRHRNWYIQATCATSGDGLYEGLDWLANQLKNKK comes from the exons ATGGGGAACATCTTCGGGAACCTGTTGAAGAGCCTGATAGGCAAAAAGGAGATGAGGATTCTCATGGTGGGGCTGGACGCTGCTGGGAAAACCACTATCCTCTACAAGCTTAAACTGGGGGAGATTGTCACCACAATCCCCACAATCG GTTTCAACGTAGAAACAGTGGAGTACAAGAACATCAGCTTCACCGTGTGGGACGTGGGTGGCCAGGACAAGATCCGGCCCCTGTGGAGGCACTACTTTCAGAACACCCAGG GGTTGATCTTTGTGGTGGACAGCAATGACCGTGAGCGGGTGAACGAAGCCCGGGAGGAACTGATGAGGATGCTGGCTGAGGACGAGCTGCGGGACGCCGTTCTTCTCGTCTTTGCCAACAAACAG GACCTGCCCAACGCCATGAATGCTGCGGAGATCACAGACAAGCTGGGCCTGCACTCCCTACGCCACCGTAACTGGTACATTCAGGCCACCTGCGCCACCAGCGGTGACGGTCTCTATGAGGGCCTGGACTGGCTGGCCAATCAGCTGAAGAACAAAAAGTGA